In the genome of Apostichopus japonicus isolate 1M-3 chromosome 15, ASM3797524v1, whole genome shotgun sequence, one region contains:
- the LOC139981302 gene encoding fibrinogen-like protein A isoform X3, with amino-acid sequence MDGLTTNLLFAASAQRLSSMDPGQLFVNIILVLSFSVEISSAGNLCEGQFRTSPREDIDPCPPNEVLSTCKCEGSCANPSCSWTCTDITTCVCATGYLMQNDDCVPLQECGCYMRHEQTGSETVIPEGETYTSPSCDKTCVCENDYLICNVTEGCDFNADCEYRNDILQCYCRQGYLGDGLKCYYSDCTQLFNDGENASGVYEIKPTNWSGPPFEVYCDMTNGGGWTVFQRQMNGAQDFDLYWSDYKAGFGNLSENFWLGNEKIYSLTNQRRYELRIDLTNFYSVPLYAVYDSFNITDESQEYTLRLGNYVGDAGDALSYHNNSPFSTRDNDNDNLDHDYSSSYYNNLAAKLQGGWWYMSLTGEAFSSLNSPYGTDSKFWLSSPEPQKVIYYSDMKLRAIV; translated from the exons ATGGACGGACTCACTACGAATCTG CTCTTTGCTGCTAGTGCTCAAAGATTATCCAGTATGGATCCAGGACAACTTTTTGTGAATATCATCCTCGTATTGAGTTTTTCAGTCGAAATTTCATCAGCGGGTA ATTTGTGTGAAGGTCAATTTCGAACTTCGCCAAGAGAAG ACATCGATCCATGTCCACCTAATGAAGTACTAAGTACCTGTAAATGTGAGGGTTCTTGTGCCAATCCGTCTTGCAGTTGGACATGTACTGATATTACAACATGTGTGTGTGCTACTGGTTATTTGATGCAGAATGATGATTGCGTCCCACTACAAGAGTGCGGATGTTACATGAGGCATGAACAAACAGGGAGCGAAACGGTAATACCG GAAGGAGAAACTTACACCTCTCCAAGCTGTGATAAGACATGTGTTTGCGAAAATGATTACCTCATATGTAACGTCACCGAAGGTTGTGATTTTAACGCAGATTGCGAATATAGGAACGACATACTGCAGTGTTATTGTCGTCAGGGATACCTCGGTGATGGTCTGAAATGCTACTATTCTGATTGTACGCAATTGTTTAATGACGGAGAAAATGCCAGCGGTGTGTATGAAATAAAACCTACCAATTGGTCTGGTCCTCCGTTTGAGGTGTACTGCGATATGACTAATGGAGGAGGCTGGACG GTATTCCAAAGACAAATGAATGGCGCTCAAGATTTTGATCTGTATTGGAGTGACTACAAAGCAGGCTTCGGTAATCTAAGTGAGAACTTCTGGCTTGGAAACGAGAAGATCTACAGCTTGACAAATCAAAGACGATATGAGCTTCGAATCGACTTGACAAACTTTTACAGTGTTCCATTGTACGCCGTATACGATTCCTTTAACATTACCGACGAATCACAAGAATATACTCTACGGCTTGGGAACTACGTTGGGGATGCAG GTGACGCGTTATCCTACCATAATAACTCCCCTTTCAGCACAAGAGACAATGATAACGATAATTTGGACCACGATTACTCCAGCTCGTACTACAACAATTTAGCTGCTAAACTTCAAGGTGGATGGTGGTACATGAGTTTGACAGGTGAagctttctcttctcttaacaGCCCATATGGGACTGACAGCAAGTTTTGGTTGAGTAGTCCAGAACCCCAAAAAGTAATCTATTATTCAGACATGAAACTCCGGGCAATCGTTTAA
- the LOC139981302 gene encoding uncharacterized protein isoform X1 has protein sequence MDGLTTNLLFAASAQRLSSMDPGQLFVNIILVLSFSVEISSAGNLCEGQFRTSPREDVRRDVATSSTEKRETTSALITTPDIDPCPPNEVLSTCKCEGSCANPSCSWTCTDITTCVCATGYLMQNDDCVPLQECGCYMRHEQTGSETVIPEGETYTSPSCDKTCVCENDYLICNVTEGCDFNADCEYRNDILQCYCRQGYLGDGLKCYYSDCTQLFNDGENASGVYEIKPTNWSGPPFEVYCDMTNGGGWTVFQRQMNGAQDFDLYWSDYKAGFGNLSENFWLGNEKIYSLTNQRRYELRIDLTNFYSVPLYAVYDSFNITDESQEYTLRLGNYVGDAGDALSYHNNSPFSTRDNDNDNLDHDYSSSYYNNLAAKLQGGWWYMSLTGEAFSSLNSPYGTDSKFWLSSPEPQKVIYYSDMKLRAIV, from the exons ATGGACGGACTCACTACGAATCTG CTCTTTGCTGCTAGTGCTCAAAGATTATCCAGTATGGATCCAGGACAACTTTTTGTGAATATCATCCTCGTATTGAGTTTTTCAGTCGAAATTTCATCAGCGGGTA ATTTGTGTGAAGGTCAATTTCGAACTTCGCCAAGAGAAG ATGTGAGGAGAGATGTGGCGACATCATCTACTGAGAAGAGGGAGACGACGTCTGCACTTATTACTACACCAG ACATCGATCCATGTCCACCTAATGAAGTACTAAGTACCTGTAAATGTGAGGGTTCTTGTGCCAATCCGTCTTGCAGTTGGACATGTACTGATATTACAACATGTGTGTGTGCTACTGGTTATTTGATGCAGAATGATGATTGCGTCCCACTACAAGAGTGCGGATGTTACATGAGGCATGAACAAACAGGGAGCGAAACGGTAATACCG GAAGGAGAAACTTACACCTCTCCAAGCTGTGATAAGACATGTGTTTGCGAAAATGATTACCTCATATGTAACGTCACCGAAGGTTGTGATTTTAACGCAGATTGCGAATATAGGAACGACATACTGCAGTGTTATTGTCGTCAGGGATACCTCGGTGATGGTCTGAAATGCTACTATTCTGATTGTACGCAATTGTTTAATGACGGAGAAAATGCCAGCGGTGTGTATGAAATAAAACCTACCAATTGGTCTGGTCCTCCGTTTGAGGTGTACTGCGATATGACTAATGGAGGAGGCTGGACG GTATTCCAAAGACAAATGAATGGCGCTCAAGATTTTGATCTGTATTGGAGTGACTACAAAGCAGGCTTCGGTAATCTAAGTGAGAACTTCTGGCTTGGAAACGAGAAGATCTACAGCTTGACAAATCAAAGACGATATGAGCTTCGAATCGACTTGACAAACTTTTACAGTGTTCCATTGTACGCCGTATACGATTCCTTTAACATTACCGACGAATCACAAGAATATACTCTACGGCTTGGGAACTACGTTGGGGATGCAG GTGACGCGTTATCCTACCATAATAACTCCCCTTTCAGCACAAGAGACAATGATAACGATAATTTGGACCACGATTACTCCAGCTCGTACTACAACAATTTAGCTGCTAAACTTCAAGGTGGATGGTGGTACATGAGTTTGACAGGTGAagctttctcttctcttaacaGCCCATATGGGACTGACAGCAAGTTTTGGTTGAGTAGTCCAGAACCCCAAAAAGTAATCTATTATTCAGACATGAAACTCCGGGCAATCGTTTAA
- the LOC139981302 gene encoding ryncolin-4-like isoform X2, whose protein sequence is MDPGQLFVNIILVLSFSVEISSAGNLCEGQFRTSPREDVRRDVATSSTEKRETTSALITTPDIDPCPPNEVLSTCKCEGSCANPSCSWTCTDITTCVCATGYLMQNDDCVPLQECGCYMRHEQTGSETVIPEGETYTSPSCDKTCVCENDYLICNVTEGCDFNADCEYRNDILQCYCRQGYLGDGLKCYYSDCTQLFNDGENASGVYEIKPTNWSGPPFEVYCDMTNGGGWTVFQRQMNGAQDFDLYWSDYKAGFGNLSENFWLGNEKIYSLTNQRRYELRIDLTNFYSVPLYAVYDSFNITDESQEYTLRLGNYVGDAGDALSYHNNSPFSTRDNDNDNLDHDYSSSYYNNLAAKLQGGWWYMSLTGEAFSSLNSPYGTDSKFWLSSPEPQKVIYYSDMKLRAIV, encoded by the exons ATGGATCCAGGACAACTTTTTGTGAATATCATCCTCGTATTGAGTTTTTCAGTCGAAATTTCATCAGCGGGTA ATTTGTGTGAAGGTCAATTTCGAACTTCGCCAAGAGAAG ATGTGAGGAGAGATGTGGCGACATCATCTACTGAGAAGAGGGAGACGACGTCTGCACTTATTACTACACCAG ACATCGATCCATGTCCACCTAATGAAGTACTAAGTACCTGTAAATGTGAGGGTTCTTGTGCCAATCCGTCTTGCAGTTGGACATGTACTGATATTACAACATGTGTGTGTGCTACTGGTTATTTGATGCAGAATGATGATTGCGTCCCACTACAAGAGTGCGGATGTTACATGAGGCATGAACAAACAGGGAGCGAAACGGTAATACCG GAAGGAGAAACTTACACCTCTCCAAGCTGTGATAAGACATGTGTTTGCGAAAATGATTACCTCATATGTAACGTCACCGAAGGTTGTGATTTTAACGCAGATTGCGAATATAGGAACGACATACTGCAGTGTTATTGTCGTCAGGGATACCTCGGTGATGGTCTGAAATGCTACTATTCTGATTGTACGCAATTGTTTAATGACGGAGAAAATGCCAGCGGTGTGTATGAAATAAAACCTACCAATTGGTCTGGTCCTCCGTTTGAGGTGTACTGCGATATGACTAATGGAGGAGGCTGGACG GTATTCCAAAGACAAATGAATGGCGCTCAAGATTTTGATCTGTATTGGAGTGACTACAAAGCAGGCTTCGGTAATCTAAGTGAGAACTTCTGGCTTGGAAACGAGAAGATCTACAGCTTGACAAATCAAAGACGATATGAGCTTCGAATCGACTTGACAAACTTTTACAGTGTTCCATTGTACGCCGTATACGATTCCTTTAACATTACCGACGAATCACAAGAATATACTCTACGGCTTGGGAACTACGTTGGGGATGCAG GTGACGCGTTATCCTACCATAATAACTCCCCTTTCAGCACAAGAGACAATGATAACGATAATTTGGACCACGATTACTCCAGCTCGTACTACAACAATTTAGCTGCTAAACTTCAAGGTGGATGGTGGTACATGAGTTTGACAGGTGAagctttctcttctcttaacaGCCCATATGGGACTGACAGCAAGTTTTGGTTGAGTAGTCCAGAACCCCAAAAAGTAATCTATTATTCAGACATGAAACTCCGGGCAATCGTTTAA